A single window of Alphaproteobacteria bacterium DNA harbors:
- the rfbF gene encoding glucose-1-phosphate cytidylyltransferase — protein sequence MKAVILAGGRGTRLAEETELRPKPMIEIGGRPILWHIMKIYGHHGITDFVICLGYKGYLVKEYFANYVLHSSDVTVDLATNEIRYHNMTAEPWTVTLVDTGDDTQTGGRIARVAEHLDGEPFCLTYGDGVADIDVAASVAFHKEQGARCTMTAVRPPGRFGAAEIERGKVTRFAEKPRGDGGTINGGFFVCEASVLDLIDGDSTVWEQAPLNSMAEAGELGAWRHDGFWQPMDTLREKNQLEALWDAGDAPWKVWD from the coding sequence ATGAAAGCGGTGATACTGGCTGGCGGGCGCGGGACGCGTCTTGCCGAGGAAACGGAGCTTCGACCCAAGCCGATGATCGAGATCGGCGGGCGTCCGATCCTGTGGCACATCATGAAGATCTACGGGCATCACGGGATCACCGACTTCGTGATCTGCCTCGGCTACAAGGGCTACCTGGTCAAGGAGTATTTCGCGAACTATGTGCTGCATTCCTCCGATGTCACGGTCGATCTCGCGACGAATGAAATTCGCTATCACAACATGACCGCCGAACCCTGGACGGTCACCCTGGTCGACACCGGCGACGACACCCAGACCGGCGGGCGTATCGCGCGCGTGGCCGAACATCTGGATGGTGAGCCGTTCTGCCTGACCTACGGTGACGGCGTCGCGGATATAGACGTGGCCGCCAGCGTCGCCTTCCACAAGGAACAGGGCGCACGTTGCACCATGACGGCCGTGCGCCCACCGGGACGCTTCGGGGCGGCCGAAATTGAACGTGGCAAGGTGACGCGTTTCGCGGAGAAACCGCGCGGCGATGGCGGCACCATCAATGGCGGCTTCTTCGTCTGCGAGGCGAGTGTGCTCGACCTGATTGACGGCGACTCCACCGTTTGGGAACAGGCACCCCTCAACAGCATGGCCGAGGCCGGGGAGCTCGGAGCCTGGCGCCATGACGGGTTCTGGCAGCCGATGGATACCCTGCGGGAGAAAAATCAGCTCGAGGCGCTGTGGGACGCGGGCGACGCGCCCTGGAAGGTCTGGGATTGA
- a CDS encoding cupin domain-containing protein, giving the protein MEVNADFSQRVVIDTNALDWIPSPLAGVDRRMLDRVGDEVARATSIVRYAPGSAFSPHTHSGGEEFFVLDGTFSDEHGDYGPGFYVRNPVGSAHTPSSDGGCTILVKLRQMDPDDQDFVRIDTANGDWQVTERDGVEMLPLHEYGDERVMMFRLAPGASVPLHGHAGGEELLVVEGELADEHGRYPQGTWLRSPPGTRHAPFSDAGCVIYVKLGHLAEVRGLNIDA; this is encoded by the coding sequence ATGGAAGTAAACGCCGATTTCTCCCAGCGAGTCGTGATCGATACCAATGCGCTGGATTGGATACCGTCGCCGCTCGCCGGCGTGGACCGGCGCATGCTCGACCGGGTCGGCGACGAGGTGGCCCGGGCGACGAGTATCGTGCGCTATGCGCCGGGCAGCGCGTTCTCGCCCCATACACATTCCGGCGGCGAAGAGTTTTTCGTCCTGGACGGGACCTTCTCCGACGAGCATGGCGATTACGGTCCGGGCTTCTATGTGCGCAACCCGGTGGGTTCGGCGCACACGCCATCGAGCGACGGGGGCTGCACCATTTTGGTCAAACTCCGGCAGATGGACCCCGACGATCAGGACTTCGTGCGCATCGACACGGCGAACGGTGACTGGCAGGTGACGGAACGGGATGGGGTCGAGATGCTGCCGCTCCACGAATATGGCGACGAGCGGGTCATGATGTTTCGTTTGGCACCCGGCGCGTCTGTGCCCCTGCACGGCCATGCCGGCGGCGAGGAGTTGCTGGTTGTTGAGGGCGAACTGGCCGACGAGCATGGGCGTTATCCGCAAGGTACCTGGCTGCGCAGCCCGCCGGGCACCCGCCATGCGCCGTTCAGCGATGCGGGCTGCGTAATCTATGTGAAGCTCGGCCATCTGGCCGAGGTGCGTGGATTGAACATCGACGCCTAG
- a CDS encoding STM3941 family protein — translation MSVKKNDFPEIIVYPTRSKTLATVFGSAMFAVAAVFFLLTPDIYAQLVGAGGLIAFGASGIYATYRLISNAPVVVLNRDGLFDNASPFAVGWMNWSEIERIAPRRTYLARLIGVVPHDPGAVISRVPPHRRWMVRALAGISQSPVNIPATFLGRRLDDVQRETERYHDRFSSA, via the coding sequence ATGAGCGTGAAGAAAAACGACTTCCCGGAAATAATCGTCTACCCGACCCGGTCGAAGACCCTCGCGACCGTCTTCGGTTCTGCCATGTTCGCCGTCGCGGCTGTGTTCTTCCTGTTGACCCCGGACATCTATGCACAGCTGGTCGGGGCCGGCGGGCTCATCGCCTTCGGCGCGAGCGGGATCTACGCCACCTACCGCCTGATCTCGAACGCGCCGGTGGTGGTGCTAAATCGGGACGGACTGTTCGACAACGCCTCACCCTTCGCGGTCGGCTGGATGAACTGGTCGGAGATCGAACGGATCGCGCCGCGGCGCACCTATCTGGCACGGCTGATCGGCGTGGTGCCCCATGATCCCGGCGCGGTGATTTCCCGTGTGCCGCCCCACCGGCGCTGGATGGTGCGCGCGCTGGCCGGGATTTCCCAGTCGCCGGTCAACATCCCGGCCACTTTCCTCGGACGACGACTGGACGATGTCCAGCGCGAGACCGAGCGCTACCACGACCGATTCAGCAGCGCGTAA
- the ruvX gene encoding Holliday junction resolvase RuvX: protein MLIVEPNEMKSALAPRGRLLGFDLGTKTIGLAVSDSMLMVSSPLETLRRTKFTADAEKLLTLIAEKEVGGLVLGLPRNMDGSEGPRAQSTRAFANNMAGKVDLPITFWDERLTTAEAERVLIDQADMNRKRRGEVIDKMAASIILQNYLDYLRNS, encoded by the coding sequence ATGCTGATCGTCGAACCCAACGAGATGAAATCCGCCCTGGCGCCACGCGGACGCTTGCTCGGCTTTGACCTCGGCACCAAGACCATCGGTCTCGCGGTATCGGATTCGATGCTCATGGTGTCCTCACCGCTGGAGACCCTGCGCCGCACCAAATTCACCGCCGATGCGGAAAAGCTTCTGACGTTGATTGCCGAGAAAGAGGTCGGCGGCCTGGTCCTCGGCCTGCCGCGCAACATGGACGGCTCGGAAGGCCCCCGCGCCCAGTCCACCCGCGCCTTCGCCAACAACATGGCCGGCAAGGTCGATCTTCCGATCACCTTCTGGGATGAGCGCCTGACCACCGCCGAGGCCGAGCGGGTGCTGATCGATCAGGCCGACATGAACCGAAAACGCCGCGGCGAGGTCATCGACAAGATGGCCGCCTCGATCATTCTCCAGAATTATCTCGATTACCTGCGGAACAGCTGA
- a CDS encoding HAMP domain-containing sensor histidine kinase, whose amino-acid sequence MSHSLTGFVRLGRFGIPVGFALIAAPVFLAVGFLVLRAEQDTATNALVRATEVQNAGIARTLANAHAEPISYLLAFDIGDAPELLPIGLRRSGLTPLIEASIRDTNVVDVRLYDKAGITLFSLDQSQLGQDISACECFREVMQDGTYSELIHVGPEGHLHENSPHSHGSTEFDHLSTMLRLNVLTPHLVATESVLELRSDVTGLVAPIIAAQRETRMEVGIPLVALYILMVALVTFGHATVVRRDRQAAMFAARAAQSEASDRAKSEFLSLMSHELRTPLNAIVGFSQLISDYSRNRSDEEAVGWADAVHDSGLHMTRVVSSILDITALELGEFELDREILCLPDIVDAAAKAVQPAFDTGLVTLTVQHDGHRKAVHGDAQKLCEVFENLLSNAARFTPAGGTVDVTLDSNRDGFVSVKIRDTGAGMTKTQIEQARLPFQTNWSGLSREADGAGLGLTIADRVVKLLGGSLGIESVEHEGTLVTVSLPVIRPDNANDAEVDPIPLHRLDNPKTADPAGDLFGRKIVA is encoded by the coding sequence TTGTCACACAGCCTGACCGGCTTTGTTCGGCTGGGCCGCTTCGGTATTCCGGTCGGCTTCGCGCTGATCGCCGCGCCGGTGTTTCTGGCCGTCGGTTTTCTGGTCCTACGCGCAGAACAGGACACAGCGACAAATGCGCTTGTTCGGGCCACGGAGGTTCAGAATGCGGGCATCGCACGGACGCTTGCGAATGCTCATGCAGAGCCGATCTCTTATCTGCTTGCCTTCGATATCGGCGATGCGCCGGAGTTATTGCCCATCGGGCTGCGGCGTTCGGGTCTGACGCCGCTCATCGAAGCGAGCATACGTGACACGAATGTCGTGGACGTCAGACTCTACGACAAAGCCGGCATCACCCTGTTCTCGCTTGATCAGAGTCAGTTGGGCCAGGACATCTCGGCCTGTGAGTGCTTTCGCGAGGTGATGCAGGACGGTACATACAGCGAGCTTATACATGTTGGTCCCGAGGGCCATCTTCATGAAAACTCCCCTCATTCGCACGGTTCGACCGAGTTTGATCATCTCTCGACCATGCTTCGCCTGAATGTGCTGACTCCCCATTTGGTCGCAACGGAAAGTGTGCTCGAGCTGCGGTCGGATGTGACGGGCCTCGTCGCACCGATCATTGCAGCTCAGCGGGAAACCAGAATGGAAGTCGGTATTCCGCTCGTGGCGCTTTATATTCTCATGGTGGCGCTGGTCACATTCGGCCATGCGACGGTTGTCCGGCGGGATCGGCAGGCGGCGATGTTCGCAGCGCGTGCCGCCCAGAGCGAGGCGTCGGACCGGGCGAAGTCCGAATTCCTGTCGCTGATGAGTCACGAGCTGCGCACGCCCCTGAACGCCATCGTCGGGTTCTCCCAGCTGATCTCGGACTACAGCCGCAACCGGTCCGATGAAGAAGCGGTTGGGTGGGCTGACGCGGTCCATGACAGCGGCCTGCACATGACCCGGGTGGTGTCCTCCATTCTGGATATCACGGCCCTTGAGCTCGGCGAGTTCGAACTCGATCGCGAGATTTTGTGCCTGCCCGATATTGTCGATGCCGCCGCAAAGGCGGTTCAGCCGGCCTTCGATACGGGGCTTGTTACCTTGACGGTTCAACACGACGGACATCGGAAAGCCGTTCATGGCGACGCGCAGAAGCTGTGTGAGGTGTTCGAGAATTTGCTTTCGAATGCGGCGCGCTTCACACCGGCGGGCGGTACGGTGGATGTCACGCTCGATTCCAACCGTGACGGGTTCGTGTCGGTAAAAATCCGCGATACCGGTGCGGGCATGACCAAAACCCAGATAGAGCAAGCGCGCCTGCCCTTCCAGACGAACTGGAGCGGCCTGTCCCGTGAAGCCGACGGTGCAGGTCTGGGGCTGACGATCGCCGACCGGGTCGTGAAACTGCTCGGCGGCAGTCTCGGCATCGAGAGTGTCGAGCATGAAGGCACGCTGGTCACGGTCTCCTTGCCCGTTATCAGGCCCGACAACGCGAATGACGCCGAAGTGGATCCGATCCCATTGCATCGCTTGGATAATCCGAAAACCGCCGATCCCGCTGGTGACCTGTTCGGTCGGAAAATCGTTGCCTGA
- the gatC gene encoding Asp-tRNA(Asn)/Glu-tRNA(Gln) amidotransferase subunit GatC — MALDTDTVRRIARLARIHVEDAALAPLADELNNILGWIEQLDEVDTDGVDPMTSVVEMVQRLRADEMNDGDIQEDVLANAPDPADGFFTVPKVVE, encoded by the coding sequence ATGGCGCTCGATACCGACACCGTTCGTCGCATTGCGCGGCTCGCCCGCATCCACGTCGAAGACGCGGCGCTGGCGCCGCTTGCCGACGAGCTCAACAACATCCTCGGCTGGATCGAACAGCTCGACGAGGTCGACACGGACGGTGTCGATCCCATGACCAGCGTGGTCGAGATGGTCCAGCGCCTGCGCGCCGACGAGATGAATGACGGCGATATTCAGGAGGACGTGCTGGCCAACGCGCCGGACCCGGCGGACGGGTTCTTTACCGTACCGAAGGTGGTCGAGTAA